A part of Candidatus Edwardsbacteria bacterium genomic DNA contains:
- the efp gene encoding elongation factor P, which translates to MASTADFRTGMALNIDGVLFYLVEFQHVKPGKGGAFVRTKLKNVRTGAVIDRTYRSGESITEVRLERRKMQYLYNDGSTYNLMDTQSYEQMELPEEMVHDIKLYFKENMEVQVLMNKEDVIGVEVPMSVELKVVQTDPGFKGDTASSVTKPATLESGLVAQVPLFINEGNVLKIDTRTGKYLERV; encoded by the coding sequence TTGGCATCCACCGCAGATTTCAGGACCGGCATGGCGCTGAATATAGACGGGGTATTGTTCTACCTGGTGGAGTTCCAGCACGTCAAGCCCGGAAAGGGCGGGGCTTTTGTCCGGACCAAGTTGAAGAACGTCAGGACCGGCGCGGTGATCGACCGTACCTACCGCTCCGGGGAATCGATAACCGAGGTCAGGCTGGAACGCCGCAAGATGCAGTATCTTTACAACGACGGCTCTACCTATAACTTGATGGACACCCAGTCCTACGAGCAGATGGAACTGCCCGAGGAGATGGTCCATGACATCAAGCTTTACTTCAAGGAGAACATGGAGGTCCAGGTGCTGATGAACAAGGAGGATGTTATCGGGGTTGAAGTGCCCATGTCGGTGGAATTGAAGGTGGTGCAGACCGATCCCGGTTTCAAGGGCGATACCGCCTCGTCGGTGACCAAGCCGGCCACTCTGGAGTCGGGGCTGGTGGCACAGGTCCCGCTATTCATCAACGAGGGAAACGTGCTTAAAATAGACACCCGTACCGGAAAATATTTGGAAAGAGTGTGA
- a CDS encoding type IV pilus twitching motility protein PilT — MDLKRTLERMVKENASDLHLKAGLPPVLRVDGFLRQLEEPPLSPEELRQVALQLMPKDQQQTFADEKELDFSMGVAGLGRFRVNVYMQRGSVALAMRAIPFNIKKVDELMLPPITKELALSNRGLLLVTGTTGSGKSTTLASMLEFINETENRNIITVEDPIEFIFRDKKSLISQREIGTDTKTFAAALKHVLRQDPDVILIGEIRDKTTLSTALQAADTGHMVFSTLHTLNAPETINRIISFFPPHQHEHIRVLLSATLVGVISLRLLPRADGKGRIPAVEVMINNQTIRDYLLDPVKTLDIPQLIQEGSSQYGMQSFDQSIMKHYRDGLITYETAIQSVTNPDEFKLRLRGIESTDSRGWDTFDPSTTKK; from the coding sequence ATGGATCTTAAAAGAACCCTGGAACGGATGGTCAAGGAGAACGCCTCGGATCTCCATCTAAAGGCCGGGCTGCCTCCGGTGCTGAGGGTCGACGGTTTTCTGCGCCAGCTGGAGGAGCCTCCGCTGTCGCCGGAGGAACTGCGCCAGGTGGCCCTGCAGCTGATGCCCAAGGACCAGCAGCAGACGTTCGCCGATGAGAAGGAGCTGGACTTCTCCATGGGGGTGGCCGGGCTGGGCCGTTTCCGGGTTAACGTTTACATGCAGCGGGGCTCGGTGGCCCTGGCCATGAGGGCCATTCCCTTCAATATCAAGAAGGTGGACGAGCTGATGCTGCCGCCGATAACCAAGGAGCTGGCCCTCAGCAACCGGGGGCTGCTGCTGGTGACTGGCACCACCGGATCGGGCAAGTCCACCACCCTGGCCTCGATGTTGGAGTTCATCAACGAGACCGAGAACCGAAATATCATCACGGTGGAGGATCCCATCGAATTCATCTTCCGCGACAAGAAATCCCTGATCAGCCAGCGGGAGATAGGCACCGACACCAAGACATTCGCTGCCGCTTTAAAGCACGTGCTGCGGCAGGACCCGGATGTGATCCTGATAGGGGAGATCCGGGACAAGACCACCCTGTCCACCGCGTTGCAGGCGGCCGACACCGGGCACATGGTGTTCAGCACCCTGCACACTCTGAACGCTCCGGAGACCATCAACCGCATCATCTCCTTCTTCCCGCCGCACCAGCACGAACATATCAGGGTGTTGTTATCGGCCACCCTGGTGGGGGTCATCTCGCTTCGGCTGCTGCCCCGGGCCGACGGCAAGGGGCGGATCCCGGCGGTGGAGGTGATGATCAACAACCAGACCATCAGGGATTACCTGCTGGACCCGGTAAAGACCCTGGATATTCCCCAGCTGATCCAGGAGGGCAGCTCCCAGTACGGCATGCAGTCATTCGACCAGTCGATCATGAAGCATTACCGGGACGGCCTGATCACCTATGAAACCGCCATCCAGAGCGTCACCAATCCCGACGAATTCAAGCTCCGCTTAAGGGGCATCGAGTCCACCGATTCCCGGGGCTGGGATACTTTCGATCCTTCAACCACCAAGAAATAA
- a CDS encoding 2-phosphosulfolactate phosphatase, whose amino-acid sequence MQIDVILTPSELNDINLSGRSATVIDVLRATTTMVAALDAGCRDIIPCPSVEEATRLAETLGRENVILCGEREGNKINGFDLGNSPLEFTEPVVKNKTLLMSTTNGTTVISRAKPAAALSIAGFLNAGAVAGFLISGGGDILLICSGKLGRFSLEDMLCAGLLAGLVWEGNPEATLTDGARMAISLYKKEGKSLLKAFKQSQHGEYLVSLGYLEDLKYASQLDISKTVPVFKDGRIMKS is encoded by the coding sequence GTGCAGATAGACGTAATTTTAACCCCCTCCGAGCTGAACGATATCAACCTGTCGGGCCGCTCGGCCACGGTGATAGATGTGCTCCGGGCCACCACCACCATGGTGGCCGCCCTGGATGCCGGGTGCCGCGACATCATTCCCTGTCCCAGCGTGGAGGAGGCCACCCGCCTGGCCGAGACCCTGGGCCGGGAGAACGTGATCCTGTGCGGGGAGCGCGAGGGCAACAAGATCAACGGCTTCGACCTGGGAAACTCCCCGCTGGAGTTCACCGAGCCGGTGGTCAAAAATAAGACCCTGCTGATGTCCACCACCAACGGTACCACGGTCATCTCCCGGGCCAAGCCGGCGGCGGCGCTTTCCATTGCCGGGTTTTTGAACGCCGGGGCGGTGGCCGGATTTCTGATCTCCGGCGGCGGCGACATTCTGCTGATCTGCTCCGGCAAGCTGGGGCGATTCTCTCTGGAGGATATGCTCTGCGCCGGACTGCTGGCCGGGCTGGTCTGGGAAGGCAATCCGGAGGCCACCCTTACCGATGGCGCCAGGATGGCCATCTCCCTTTATAAAAAGGAGGGGAAATCCCTGCTGAAGGCCTTCAAGCAGAGCCAGCACGGCGAGTATCTGGTCTCCTTGGGCTACCTGGAGGATCTGAAATATGCCTCCCAGCTGGATATATCCAAAACCGTACCGGTCTTCAAGGACGGCCGGATAATGAAATCATAG